In Rhinoraja longicauda isolate Sanriku21f chromosome 12, sRhiLon1.1, whole genome shotgun sequence, the DNA window tgagctggatgatcagccatgatcatattgaatggcggtgcaggctcgaagggccgaatggcctactcctgcacctattttctatgtctatgttactctagctttttgtgtctatctttgatttgttcttttccagGTGGAAGCCCCGTTTGTCTCCTCTCCAGGCCTTGTGCACATTCCTCATCGCCGAGAGGCATTTTGGGAGCGGGTCTCCGTGGAAACCTTACATCGACGCCTTGCCCAATTCGTACACGTGCCCGGCATATTTTGCAGAGGAATTAATAAGACTGGTTCCCAGCCCTTTGATTAAGAAGTTCCGGGAGCAGAGGAATGCAGTACAAGGGCTGCACCTGGACTCCAAACGCTTCGTCAATTCTTTGCAGCCCTTGTTTTCTGAAGGCGTTGAGAATATTTTTACATACGATGCCTTGCGTTGGGCTTGGTGCAGTGTCAACACCAGGACTGTTTACATGGAGCACAAGAAGAGCGAGTTCTTATCCAGAGAGCCCGATGTCTATGCTTTGGCACCATATTTAGACCTGCTGAACCACTCACCTGCTGCTCAGGTGAGAAGGCAATCCAGTGCATGTTTagtttttgctttagtttagagatacagcgcggaaacaggcccttctgcccacggtgtccgcaccgacccagcggtccccgcacattgacactgccctacacacactagggacaatttgcaattatgccaagccaattaacctacaaactggtgcatttttggagtatgggaggaaatcgaagatctcggagaaaacccacgcaggtcacggggagaacgtatgaactctcTACAGGGCATAAGGTcagatgtcataagtgataggagcagaattaggccattcggcccatcatggctgctccaccattcattcatggctgatctacctctccctcccaaccccattctcctgctttctccccataacccctgataccgatctaatcaagaatctatctatctctgccttaaaaatatccattgactgggcctccactgccttctgtgacaatgaattcctcaAATTAgctaccctctgatgaaagaaattcctccttcttcctaaaggaatgtcctttaattagaaatatagaaacatagaaaatagtgcaggaggagaccattcggccctttgatggtaaatctgtggaattctttgccatagaaggctgtggaggccaagtcagtggatatttttcaaggcagagatagacagattcttgattagtacgggtgtcaggggttcttgggagaaggcaggagaatggggtcaggagggcgGAGGagggttgatgggctgaatggcctaattctactcctatcacttctgaccttgacCTTAATTATTCATGGCTACCCTTTCCACTGGTTGTCAGTGCTCTTGACTCTATTTGCTGTGCTTTGCTCTCACTTTCCTCTCTTCCCCAAGCAGATTGGTTTCCCTTAATCCTTGCCATCCAATGTCTGTGATATTTTACAAATGTTTTCGTTTAgataagagatacagtgcagaaacagggcctatcggcccaccgggtccgcgccgactaacgatccccacacataacactatacccactcgggacaatttttgcatttaccaagccaattaacctacatacctgtatgtctttggagtgtgggaggaaaccaaaggaaaaaacccacgcaggtcacggggagaacgtacaaactccgtacagacagcacccgtagtcgggatcgaacccgggtctccggcgctggattcgctgtaaggcagcaactctaccgctgcgccaccgtgaccgcccttgttcTGCACCCCGAACTGTTTACAGATCAGGTTTAACTTGTGTCTTCTTTTATTAATGTTTTCAGGTGTCAGCTGCCTTCAACCAACAAAGTCGATGTTATGAGATCAGAACACTGACAAGGTGCAGGAGACACGAGCAGGTTTTTATCTGCTACGGTGCTCATGACAACCAGCGGCTCCTCTTGGAGTACGGGTTTGTGGCAACCCATAACCTCCACAGTGCGGTGTATGTTGACAAAGGTGAGGCTCTTACACCTAAGCAGAGGCAAGGGTGGATTTgttatccacccaaaacttcatcctcaatattgatggtctcccagtatccacctcccctcacatccggaatcttggaatcatctttgatcaaaccctctccttcgacaaacacatcaaacacatcaccaagacagccttcttccacctcaaaaacatcgcccgtctccgtccatccctctcctccacagctgcagaaaccctcatccacgccttcatcacctcccgtctggactactgcaacagcctcctctatggctcaccctcaaaaatcatcagtaaacttcaatacatttaaaactccgctgcccgtctactcacccactccccaatccgtgaccatatcacccctgtcctttacaagctccactggctccccatcccccagagaatccagtacaaaatcctcctcatgacctacaaagccctccataacctggccccatcctacctgactgacctcctccacagacacactcccacctccaccctccgctctgctgctgctaacctcctgtccccccccatccggaccaaactcagatcctggggggacagggctttctccatcgctgctcccaccctatggaactcactaccccaaaccgtcagagactcctccacactcaccacattcaaaacaacactgaagtctcacctgttcagcactgccttcaaccactgaccgtcacctcaccttctgtctcctttttctgttcgtttacttatttatctatttattttcttctctatgttctagtaatccctgtaaagcgtctttgagtgtttgaaaagcgctatataaatgtaatgcattattattattattattattattattcttcagTTCTCCGGCCTTCTTTAAGGGCGGTACGGTgggagagcgccagagacccgggttcaaaccttactacgggtgcttttctgtatggagtttgtacgttctccccgggaccagcatgggttttcactcaggagttcggtttcctcccgcactccaaagatgtacatgtttgtaggttaattggctgggtataaatgtaaacattgtcgctagtgtgtgtaggatagtgttaatgtgcggggatcgctggtcagtgcagactcggtgggccgaagggcctgtttccttgctgtatctctaaactaaactaaacacttccaCACCTTTTCCCCTTTATTCAGAATCCCATCAAATAACTTAAGCCGAGAGGTTTGGAAAACTGCTTCATGCATCAACATTGAGCTCGAGTCAAAagtctggatgtttttaaggcagaggtggatagattcttgattagtacgggtgtcaagggttatggggagaaggtaagagaatgaggttgagagggagagatagatcagccatgattcaatggtggagttgacttgtagcctaattctgctcttataactaaTGAACTTCTGATTGTTTCATTGTCATTtataccaacaatggaacaaagcaattcttacttgtagcagcataaaCATAATATTCATGGAAAACAtagaataaacaacaaaaaaatcaataaattaataacccctacACTAGTGCAAAAAAGCCCGAAGTCCTTCTtgcttattgtcattgtacagggatacaacgagattgggaatgcacctcccatacgatgcaataaattaattagctagtcagtattaatttaaacaacccaatgaaacaaattgtaacagttttaaaacagaataaaatgcaagtagatctgtgcctgatcactgtgcgatgtgaccatccggctcagcaggaccggttcatagcagctatggccctggggatgaagctgttcctgagtctggaggtgcgggcgtagaaggcattgtatcgtctgcccgatggtagaagttcaaacagactgttgcaggggtgtgaagagtctttgtggatgctggtggcgttcctgaggcatcgtgcattgtagatgccctccaaggctgttagctgtgttccgatggtcctctgagctctatggactacctgctgaagagctttcctctctgcctccgtgcagctgaggtaccacacagggattaggatgttaggatgctctctatggtgcagcggtagaatgttgtcagcagctgttggggtagaccagacttcttcagtgttcttaggtagaacagtcgttgctgtgccttcttgaccagtgcagcagtgttattggaccatgttaggtcctccgaaatgtgagtgcccactaacaccatccaacacacaccagggacatttttttacatttacacctagccaattaaccgacaaacctgtacgtttttggggtgcgggaggagaccgaagatctcggagaaaacccatgcaggtcacggggagaacgtacaaactccttacagacagcgcccgtagtcgggatcgaacccgggtccctggcgctgtaaggcagcaactctaccgctgcgccacccccgtGCCGATTTCTTGTAAACTATCAGAGCACAGATGTTTGATGGTTATTTTAACCCAACCCGCGTCACTGGGTGGAAGGTTCGCCTGCCAGATGTGAACTTTCAAATGGACTTTATAGCAGAATAAAGTCCTGCATTGTGTGGTACCAGTGGTACGTCTAAAGGCATGTGTTTCCTTTTAGCCAGTTAGGTTAAAATTTACCCCCTGCCTCTCCGTCTCTTTTCATTAAGTGCAGTGATTCCCTTCTTGTCCCTTCACTGGGTTCTCCTGTGATTAGTAATTAAATGTGTCAGGGAATGTGCGTGAACTTCATTGTAGTTGGACTTTGGCTTTTCATCACAAATGCCAACTTGTTACAGATATGAAAAGATGATTTAAAACACAGTGAATATTAATGTCATATTTTTGGTATTGGATTGCAGATATTCTTTGCAATCACCTTTCCCCAATGGACAAGCTACTGAATGGGAAGCTTTCATTCCTTCAAGACAACGGTCTCTTGGAGTAAGTATCGCTGGGGCTACGTCGGCAACTTAAATAACTTGAATAGAGAAagggaagaattaggccattcggcacatcgagacccattgagtgggttaacctatgatgagcgtttaacggcactgggcctgtactcgctggagtttagacggacgagaggggaccttgttgaaacttaccgaatagtgagtggcgtggatagagtggatgcagaaaagatgtttccagtagtgggagagtctaggagcagaggtcagagcctcagaattaatagaCTTTCCTttggaaagaagatgaggaggaatttctttagtcagagggtggtgaatctgtggaattcattgccacagaagtccatggaggccaagtcaacggatatttttaaggcagagatggatagattcttaattagtaagagtgtcgggggttatggagaaaaggcaggagaatgggattaagagggaaagctagatcCCTCTTATCGAaagagggatcttatcgaaacgtatcagattattaaggggttggacacgttagaggcaggaaacatgttcccaatgttgggggagtccagaacaaggggccatttagaacggagatgaggaaaaactttttcagtcagagagttgtgaatctggaattctctgcctcagaaggcagtggaggccaattctctgaatgcattcaagagagagctagatagagctcttaaagatagtgcagggggtatggggagaaggcaggaatggggtactgattgagaatgatcagccatgatcacattgaatggcggtgctggctcgaagggccgaatggcctactcctgcgtctattgcctattgtctagatcagccatgattgaatggtggggtggactttatgggccaaatggcctaaaattGCCACATTTTATCTGCATAATGACATTTTGGTTTTGTTGAGCTTAGttcattatcacgtgtaccgaggtacagtaaaaagctttcttgttgtgtgctatccagacgGCGGaaagactaaagatagacacaaaatgctggagtaactcagcgagacgggcagcatctctggagaaaaggaatgggtgacgttttgagtcaagacccttcttcagactgcgagtcaggggggagggagatatggAAAGCTCAGGTGTGAAAactgatcaaaggggacgaagctcaaggGAATGCAGAATGGtatattgttagctgaggggaaggtgacaacgaggcacacaatcaataatatttaatcaggaggacgatGGAACTAGTCAGAGAATTTGGATGgggagggactgagagagagagagggaaagcaagcgttacttgtaattggagaaatcaatattaatataaATCAATTATAATCAATCAATatataaatataagaaaataactgcagatgctggtacaaatcgaaggtccgaaacgtcacccattccttctctcctgagatgctgcctgacccgctgagttactccagcattttgtgaataaataccttcaaaatataaatatgtgtaaatttccccggtgtgggacgaataaaggaatatattatattatatataaataacAATACGTAAATAAATAGAACtagaatatataaataaataaatattaattcAATCTATCTGAGGAATTCTACCTGGTGGGTGCTGGGGACTTTTAGCATTGGACTTGCTGACTCCTGTAAAAAGCAGCTCAGAACATTCTCTGTTGCAGCTTGCACACTGATCCGAATGTTCCCAAAGTGTGTTGCATGGTTTGTAGGGTGCAGACCTGTCTGCGTCGGATTCCAGACATCTGAAATGTTTTAGCACATCCTGCTTTCATTTAAATCATGACTTTGATTTGCAAGGACAAGAAtgtgattttaatgcattgctgATTGGCAAGGGCAGGATGTGTTTTTTAATGCATTGCTGATTGGCACGGTCAGGATACGTTTTTTAATGCATTGGCTGGCAAGGACTGCGTGTGTTTTTGATGCATTGTTGGTTGGCAAGGACTGGATGTGTTTTTTAATGCATTGCTGATTGGCAAGGTCAGGGTACGTTTTTTAATGCATTGGTTGGCAAGGACTGCGTGTGTTTTTAATGCATTGTTGGTTGGCAAGGACTGCATGTATTTTTAATGCATTGATTGGCAAGGACTGCGTGTGTTTTTTAATGCATTGCTGATTGGCAaggactttgtgtgttttttaatgCATTGCTGATTGGCAAGGACTGCGTGTGTTTTTAATGCATTGCTGATTGTCAAGGACTGCATGTATTTTTTAATGCATTGGTTGGCAAGGACTGCGTGTGTTTTTTAATGCATTGCTGATTGGCAAGGACAGGGTGTGTTTTTTAATGCATTGCTGATTGGCAAGGACAGGGTGTGTTTTTGAATGCATTCACTGAGAATGGTGCTTTTGCTATTGGTTTTGGAAAAAAATTATCTCCCTGTGGTTTGGTGCCATATTTTGTTCTCGTAGTCATCGGAACATGAAGCATTTATGGCAGTACCAATGGAATGCCTCTAGATGGCTTAAAGCACCGTTTCAAACTGCTTGCCCGGCAGtcagttttcaagagaaagttagatttagctcttagggccaagggaatcaagggatatggggaaaaagccggaacgggttactgattttgtatcgagacccttctcgacccgaaacgtcacccattccttctctcctgagatgctgcctgacctgctgagttactccagcattttgtgaaataaataccttcgatttgtaccagcatctgcagttattttcttacactactgattttggatgatcagccgtgatcttattgaatggcggtgctggctcaaagggccgaatggcctactcctgcacctattttctgtgtttctatgtttctattctgtgaGCTGTTGAAGGTAGTGCTTCAACGTTGGGTTTATATGACAGGTTGAATCCAGAATCACGTTAATCTGTTGTCAGTGTGGCCTGGGGTATTAGTGCCCCTTGCCTTTCAAGGTcacggtgagaaggcaggagaatggggtggagaatttagtttagtttagagaagcaggccattcggcccaacgagcccgcgatgactagcgatccccgcacactaacactatcctacacacattagggacaatttaccgaagctaattaacccgcacacctgtgcatctttggaatgtgggaggaaactggagcacacggagaaaacccacgcaggtcacggggagagtgtacaaactctgcactgacagcacctgcggtcgggatcgaacccgggtctctgacgctgtaaggcagcaactctaccgctgcaccaccgttcttCTGAAAAAGAGGAAAAGGTAGAtatgccatgaatgaatggcggagcagactcgatgggccgaatggcctaaatctgcaccCATGACTTGGGAGCACTGGAGGACCTTTTGGGGAAAAGATTGAGAACCCATTAACACATATTTGTTGCTGAGAAAGTGTGAAGGAATAATTCATATGATTATCATGGTTCTCCCCCAACACTTCAGAAGGTAGGTGCACCACCTGGCATGATAATGAGACAtgcatgtcagaggttatggggaggaggcaggagaatggggttaggagggagagatagatcagccatgattgaatggcgaagtacaattgatgggccgaatggcctaattctgctcttatcagatcaggatatgGGAGAGGCACAACTATTGAACCTCATTAAAaacttacagaacaatgaaaggatggatgtggaaaggacgtttccactggtgggagagtctaggaccagaggtcatagcctcagaattaaatgctgctcttttagaaaggaggtgaggagcaacttctttagtcagagaataGTTAAtcggtggaactcattgccacaggagggctgtggagtccaagacggaggataattttaaggtggagatagacaaattcttggttagaacgggtgtcaagggttatggggagaaggcaggaaataataataataataataataataatattcatttattgtcattgcaacgagtacaacgaaattaaaaaatagccaatcctgacggtgcgtaaaaacatatatgcaataaatgcaaaaacaaataaatacaattatattaagtacaaaagttttaactgtgttgcctagtgcagaaggtagtgttcagttctcgtatggccctggggtaaaaactgttcttaagtctgtttgttcgggatttgatcgacctgaaacgtcgaccagagggcagatgaacaaacagacggtggccggggtgggatggatcttttattattttgcctgctctactgaggcagcgtaggctgaacaggtgctccagggagggcagtgagcagccgatgatcttctgggccgtcgtgatgaccctctgaagggccttcctgtccttttctg includes these proteins:
- the setd4 gene encoding SET domain-containing protein 4, whose product is MAKRKGRAHRRRQRRASGRCKDTSSAVNISQESVYVQLRKWLKGKDFTDFHLLPASFPGIGRGLMTTKALQPGELIIALPEQCLLTTTTVLGSYLGEYIERWKPRLSPLQALCTFLIAERHFGSGSPWKPYIDALPNSYTCPAYFAEELIRLVPSPLIKKFREQRNAVQGLHLDSKRFVNSLQPLFSEGVENIFTYDALRWAWCSVNTRTVYMEHKKSEFLSREPDVYALAPYLDLLNHSPAAQVSAAFNQQSRCYEIRTLTRCRRHEQVFICYGAHDNQRLLLEYGFVATHNLHSAVYVDKDILCNHLSPMDKLLNGKLSFLQDNGLLENLTFGDDGPSWRLLTALKVLCLRTEEYSLRKNVPLGLSVSDENERSSLELAESLCLQLLNENQQLMQQVYKLTEDRAEILEQLQLVVSLRREELRILRASLEMLQNMRAITPR